The DNA window GCTTTAGTACAATAGCGCAAACGCCAAGTTGTCCGCATGCCGCGATGGTGAACGAAAAGAAACACTTTTACGGCGTACAGTTTCACCCAGAAGTAACACACACCAAGCAAGGTCTTGAACTTTTAAAACGTTTCGCGTTCGATATTTGTAAGTTAGAAGCTTTATGGACACCCGCTAATATTATTGAAGATGCAATAGAACGCATAAAGGAAAAAGTCGGTGACGATGAAGTAATATTAGGCCTGTCGGGCGGTGTTGATTCTTCAGTCACAGCGATGCTGTTACATCGTGCCATTGGGAAAAACCTAACTTGCGTATTTGTTGACAATGGCCTTCTGCGATTACATGAAGGCGAACAAGTCATGGACATGTTTGGCGACAAGTTTGGACTCAACATTATCAAGGTAGATGCTGAAGAACGTTTCTTAAGCGCACTTGCAGGCGTTGAAGAACCTGAAGCTAAACGCAAAGTGATTGGTGGTGAGTTTGTTAAAGTATTTGACGAAGAATCACATAAGTTAGCAAATGCTAAGTGGTTAGGACAGGGCACAATATATCCTGATGTAATTGAGTCAGCGGGCTCTGCAACCGGAAAAGCACACGTCATTAAATCGCATCATAACGTCGGTGGACTGCCTGACGAGATGAACATGGGCTTGGTTGAACCTTTGCGCGAATTGTTTAAAGATGAGGTTCGCAAAATAGGTTTAGAGTTGGGCTTACCGTACGATATGTTATTTAGACATCCATTTCCTGGGCCAGGATTGGGCGTGCGGGTGCTTGGCGAAGTTAAAAAAGAGTATTGTGATTTGTTGCGCCGTGCTGATGCTATTTTTATTGAAGAACTGCATGCGGCCGATTTATATCAAAAAGTGAGTCAGGCCTTTACTGTCTTTTTACCTGTAAAATCGGTTGGCGTGATGGGCGACATGCGCAAATACGATTGGGTCGTTTCACTTCGAGCCGTAGAAACTATCGATTTTATGACTGCGCATTGGGCTCACTTACCCTATGACTTCTTAGGTAAGGTTTCTAACCGGATCATCAATGAAATCGATGGCATTTCGAGAGTGGTATACGATATTTCAGGTAAGCCACCCGCTACAATTGAATGGGAATAATTAATTAATTTTTTACCCCATTGAGAATTCTCCCGCGTTAGTTTAATGACAACACACAAATGTCATTTGAAACCGGGAGAAATATTCAAATCGTGAAGTCTCCAGAGTATTTAAGGTCCTATAAATTGTAAGTTCTTGACTGTTCAATTAACGTAGATGGTCTATAAGAAGATGTATTTCAAATTATCTCTGGCAATAGGTCATTTATTCTTATGGGAAAATCACAGCGAAGTCGCGAAGCAAAACAATGTGATAGCTGCGGTAAAATCGAAGCGGTGTTGTACAGGATCAGATTGAGTTCACAAGCCCCTTGGATATTCGCCTGCTCAGTTTGTCAAACAAAGGCGAAAACTCAAGCCGCATATCAATATGGCGGCACATGGAAACAAACAAAGCGAAATTAGTAAGTGAATAACCCCCCGCGTTCAACCAGAAAAATATCAAGGGGCCAGGTACCTTGAATCGCAAACAATTGCGGTTAAGACCAAAGTGCCAGGTTCATTGAAACTTCAAGAAACCTGGCCCCTTGTTTTTGGCCCCTTGTTTTCGTTTATATGGCTAGGCCGTTATTGTTGTCTCGGCTTTTTTTTATCAGTTCATCATTTGCGACATAGTCACTTTTTGCCATGCGGTCGTATAAGACAACGTTTGCAGTGGCCGCTAAATTCATGCTGTTGCGAGTGGGGATGTATACAACGTGATCGCATGCTGCAACGATGTCTTCAGGCACGGAAGCGTCTTCAGGACCGAATATGTAAAATGCATTTTCTGGGTGCACAAATTCCGGTAATGGTATGGCACCCTCAACCAGCTCTATAACGACTTTGCTGGCATCTTTTGGCGCGATTGCTAATAAGTCATCGACCCCTATGGTAGGGATTATATGTCGCATTTGTCGTGTATCTGCATTGAAGTTTTTCGCATAGCCAAAGCGCTGACCTGTATAAAAAACAGCGCTAGCGCCATAGCAACCACAAGCGCGTAAAATTGAAGCAACATTTGTTGCCGATTTAGGGTTGACCAAGCCAATACTGACTAAACCATGACCCGACCATCGCTTGAAGTCGGCTTGCGTTTCGTTTGAATTGACTAGATCAATGGTATTCGCGTATTTCATAAGTATGCAAACTTTCTATTAAGTGCGTTGACAGTTTACCTATCAGAACAATTTCAACTGAATACCAAGCCCAATACGCTGCTGGTGTCGATTGTAATCAATGAGTGAGTCACCGTAGCCGTTAAAGTACTGTAGAAGCCAGTCATATCTATCGTTAATAGGATAAGTAAGGTTGAATTCTATGCTGCCACGATTCTCGCTTAACGACAGGTTATTTGTAATTTTGGTAAGTAAGTTAACTTTACCGAAGTTAAAACCATAACCAAGTTCGGCGTGCCCTATAAAGTCAGTAATATCTGGATTGTCATCGCCTGTTGGATCTAGCTCAAAGGTTTTTTCATCTTCAGGTAATCGATACCACGCTTTTAAGTAATAAAAGGAGTCGATATCGCTGAAAATAGCAGTAGCGTAAAGGCGATTCCAACTTCTTGATTTTAAGCCACTTTGGCCATTAGATTGATGGTTCAAACCAAGATTGAATTGATTAAAGCGATAGCCAAGTATGTCCCAATCAGTTTGCCATTGATAAAACACTTCAGGTTCATAGTTGTTTTCACGAAACGGTTTTGAAGTTTCGCTGTTGTAAACCTGCCAAAAGCTGATTAATGTCATACCGAAGAAAACACCGCTGGCATCATCTTCCATCAAGTAGAGCGGCATGCTCACACTAATCTGATATTTGGCTTCAAATTTGTCGATGTTTTCATCTGTTAGGCCATCTACGCTGATTGCGTTGGGTGAACTCACATAAGTGAAAGGGAGTAGGTAATTTTGACGATATTGTGAAATGGAAAATGGATTAATATTTGATTCTTTTACACTTTTTACGCGTTTGTCTAATATTGAATTCGTCGTTTGATTGTTATCATTCGCTTCTTCAACGACTTGCTTAACCGATTTCACTATCTCTAACTCTGACTCTGGGGGAGGCGTTTCTTGAGTGGGAGGGCTTGTCTCTTGAGCGTAGGCTGAGCTTATGAAAATTAAGGTAAGAGCAGAAGCCCAAAACTTGGATATGTTGACTAATTTCAAACCGGTTCCTTTACTCGGTATTATTTTCGCTGATAATACACGGAAACGACTTATATTTCGATTATTTGACCTTCTCGAGCACCAAAACAAATTAAGTCCATCCCTCCTGCGTCGATAACATCGTTGCAATGAGCAATGATTTCGTCGATATCATCGTCGGTGCGCTCAGGGTCATGACTGTACAGTGCAAGTTGTTTTACCTTGCAAGCCATAGCCAGTTTCACGGCTTCCTCAGCGACACTATGGCCCCAGCCCGATTTTCCTGGCATATCCGATACAAGGTATTGAGCGTCATGAATAAGAAGGTCGGCGCCCGTTGCAAATTCGACAAAATCTAAAAAGTCAGTTTGTTTTCGATAAGGAGGATAGAGTTCATTGTCAGTAATATAGGCAATTTTAGAACCGTTTTCCTTTATAGTGTAACAACTGCCTCCCCCGGGATGATTCATTTTGAGTCGGCTTACTAGCGCGTTATTGATATACCATTCATCATCTTCTTGCACGGGACGAGGTATCACTTTTATGATGGCTGCAAGATCGTTTTTATGAACTGGGAAATAAGAGCCTGTCATCTGATCGAGTACGGCCTCAGGCTGTTTCAAGTCCGTTAAGCCCGGTGTAATCAAGATCTCGCGATTAGGTTGGTAAATTGGAATGAAAAAGGGAAAACCTTGAATGTGATCCCAATGGTTATGGCTTAGCAAAATGTGTACAGGTGTTTTTTTACTCGCTAGCTTTTTACCGAGTTCGCGTATACCAGTGCCGGCATCCAATACAATATCGCTGCCGTCGGCCAACTCCACATGCACGCATGCAGTGTTGCCACCGTAGCGTATAAACTCTGCGCCCGGTGCTGGTGTGGAACCGCGAACTCCACAAAAAGTGATTTTCATATATGCTTTAGCCTAAATTTTTTATGTACTCAAGCAGGTTATCGACCTCTAACAAAGTTTTTTCACCTGATTTTCTATTTTTTATTTCAAGCTGCTGATTATCAAGATTCCGCTCGCCAATTACAACGCTGTAAGGTATGCCAATTAATTCCATATCATTAAACATGACACCTGGACGTTCTTTTCTATCATCAAATAACACTTCGATACCAGCGTCACATAAGTCTTTGTAGAGCTTTTCAGCAACTTCTTGGATGCGAGGAGATTTGTGCATATTCATCGGAATAATAACGACTTTGAACGGCGCGATACTTTCAGGCCAAATAATGCCGTATTTATCGTTGTTTTGCTCAATGGCTGCCGCGACAATGCGTGTAACACCGATACCATAACAACCCATCTGTAGGACGTCATGTTTACCTGATTCAGTTAACACGCCACAATTCATTGCTTTTGAATATTTATCACCAAGTTGGAAAATGTGGCCAACCTCGATACCTTTGGCAATCGCTAGTATTCCCTCTCCATCGGGCGAAGGGTCGCCGGCGACTACGTTACGTATATCAGCCACTGTGTATGTTTTCACATCTCGTTGCCAGTTGGCTCCGGTAAAGTGTTGTGCTTCTTTATTAGCACCGCAAACGAAATCAGACGCTGTTTCTGCACTGCGGTCAACGATAATTGGAAGATCAAGCTCAACAGGCCCTAAAGAGCCAAAACCACAGTTAAGTTTAGCTTTTACCGCCGCTTCGTCGGCCATTTGCAGTGGCGAGGCAACGAGTGCTAACTTTTCCGCTTTAATGCTGTTTAAACTGTGATCACCACGCAATATTAGGGCAACAAACTCATGTCCTGAATCTTCGTCAGCTTTTACGATCAACGTTTTGACCGTTTGTTTTACGTCGCAGCCAAGCAATGCTGATACCTTCGCAATTGTTTTCGCATCAGGGGTATCGACAAGCTGAAGCTCGGCAGCACCCTCTGTCGCTTCTCCTAAGGCAACTGCTTCGGCTAGCTCTACATTCGCTGCATAGTCAGATGTATCACTGTAAGCAATATCATCCTCACCCGAGTCGGCTAATACATGAAACTCATGAGAAACTGCGCCACCGATTGAACCCGAGTCCGCAATAACAGGACGATACAATAAACCAATTCTTTCAAATATATTGCAGTAAGCTTGATGCATTATTTGATAAGTCTGATCTAGACTTTCTGCGTCGATATGAAACGAATACGCATCTTTCATAATGAACTCTCGGCTGCGCATAATGCCAAACCTAGGACGCACTTCGTCACGAAATTTGGTTTGAATCTGATACAAATTTAGCGGTAGCTGCTTATAGCTGCTAACTTCATTCTTAACAAGGTTGGTGACAACTTCTTCATGCGTTGGACCAAGCACGAAATCTCGATTGTGACGATCCTTTATGCGCAATAACTCTGGTCCATAGTCGTCCCAACGACCAGACTCTTCCCATAAGTCACCGGGTTGAACAACGGGCATCGATATTTCGATTGCGCCAGCTTTGTTCATCTCATCTCTCACTATGGCAGCTACTTTATTAACGACTCTTAAGCCAGTAGGGAGCCAATTATATAAACCAGAGGCAAGTTTGCGAACCATACCGGCGCGAAGCATAAGTTGATGGCTAATAACTTCAGCTTCAGCTGGTGTTTCTTTCTGAGTAGCAAGTAAATATTGAGAGGTACGCATGGTGTTTAGGTAACCTTGAAGTTTTTCTAACGATGTCAGAGACTAAAATAAATTTAATCGAGAAGTTTAACAGCGCGCAGAGTGGCAACAAAGCATAAAATGAAGAAACTCTTTATTTATTTTTTTATTACACTTTCACCGATTCCTTAACTCTTGAACGATTCCGCCGCTTGCTTAGTATTTAGCTTCAATATCAATAACGTAGTTTATTGCCTCACGTACCTGCCATTTGATATCGTAACTGTACAATAGGACTGAATATGTTTTTTCATCTTCCGTTACTGATTTGTATGCTGGGCGAGGATCTTGCTCTAAAATATTCTGCAATAGCACTTCAAAGTCAGGGTGCTTGTGCAGCAGCTTATTAAGCTTTACACGGGCAAGATCAGAGTAGTCGACCTGCAGAATCGTGTCGGGAGCAAATTCAGCAAATCCGCAAGAGGCATCGCTTATACTGTCCGCGTACCGTATATAAGGTTTAATATCGATAATAGGTGTTTTATCTAGTAAATCGACGCCTGCCACTACGAGCTCATTTTTGCTATTGAGCCCTAGATTTTTCACGACGGAAAGGCCGATAGGATTTGGTCGAAACGTGCTTCTGCTGGCGAATACGCCCACCTTTTCGTTGCCGCCTAGGCGAGGAGGGCGAACCGTATCTTTCCATCCCCCCTGTAGATTTTCATGAAATATAAAGCTTATCCATAGATGTGAAAAGTCATCGAGTCCGCGGCATGCATTTACTGGATTGATATCGGATGAAAATATAATAAGACCCGTTGCCTTGCTAATTGACTGTGATTGCCGTGGAATACCAAATTTCTGTTTAAAAGGTGTAGAGATAATACCGATTGAACGAAACTCAAAACTAGCTGCATTTGTACTACCTGCATTACTATTTCGTTTGGTCATGTGAGCCAAGCAATTGCTGAAAAAACGCTTTTCCTAATTTCTCTGCATGTTTAATGTTACGCACGGGAATATTTTCAGGATTCGGAAACGTCTCGAGCGCTAATTCTAAGCTTTCTTCACGAATGATATGTAACATCGGAAAAGGTGAACGATTGGTATAGTGGCTGGTGGCATCGGCCGGTGCGTCAGCAAACATATAGTCTGGATGAAAGGTGGCTAGCTGAAAAACACCTTCGTATTGTTCTTGTTTTAATAGCCTATTAGCAAGGTCAACTAAATCTAAGTAATCGAAGAAATCTTTGACACCATTAGTGATAATGAGTAGCGTCGTTTCAATGTTGCTTTGGTTTTCTAATAACTGCATTTCATCTAGCAATGCTTGCAAAATCAGCCCGTTATCTGTTTCTTCAGTTGCAACGGCGCGGATGCGGTGACTGTCTCGCTCTTTGCGTGCGAAGGGGCAGAAATTTTCACCGATAATGACTTTATCAACCCAATGTAGTGTCTGTTCAACCGCTGTTTGAGTTGTCATGCTACTGTTCCTTCGAAGCCGCTTGTTTAGCGTTATGGCTGTGAAATTTGACATAGGCCTCGAGCGTATTTTCGATCAGACTGGCAACTGTCATTGGTCCGACGCCGCCGGGTACGGGAGTAATCCAGTCAGCGCGTTCTCTCGCTATCTCAAAATCAACATCACCGGTCAGCTTACCGTTCTCCAAGCGATTGATACCCACATCAATCACGATAGCACCTTCTTTTATCCATTCTCCAGGAATGAAGTGAGGCTTACCAACAGCAACTACCAGCAAATCGGCGCGCATCACATGCTCTTTCAACTGTTTCGTAAATTTATGGCACGTTGTGACAGTGCACCCGGCTAACAATAGTTCTAAACCCATAGGCCGCCCCACAATATTCGAAGCACCCACGATGACAGCATCTAATCCTTTGACAGGGCGCTTGGTAGCTTCAATCATGGTCATAATGCCTTTCGGCGTGCATGGGCGCAGGGCAGGCATACGCTGTGCCAATCGTCCAATGTTGTAAGGATGAAAACCGTCGACGTCTTTATGCGGATGTATTCGCTCTAGCACTTTTTCCGCATTTAAACCTGCTGGCAAGGGTAATTGCACTAATATGCCATCTATAGTGCCATCAAGATTTAACTCGTCTACTAATGCGAGCAGTTTTTCTTCCGAGGTATCGGATGGAAGATTGAATGATTTGGAAACAAAGCCGACTTCTTCACACGCTTTCGTTTTGTTGCTCACATAAACTTTAGATGCTTCATTGCTACCTACTAAAACGACGGCTAGTCCGGGCATCCTTCTGTTTGCTTCCTTAAGCGTATCCACGTAAGCATGTACGTTGTCTCTAACATGTTTGGCAATTTTTTTACCGTCTATTAAATGAGCAGTCATCGAGTATTCTTTTGTCGC is part of the Glaciecola nitratireducens FR1064 genome and encodes:
- a CDS encoding RNA methyltransferase; translated protein: MKYANTIDLVNSNETQADFKRWSGHGLVSIGLVNPKSATNVASILRACGCYGASAVFYTGQRFGYAKNFNADTRQMRHIIPTIGVDDLLAIAPKDASKVVIELVEGAIPLPEFVHPENAFYIFGPEDASVPEDIVAACDHVVYIPTRNSMNLAATANVVLYDRMAKSDYVANDELIKKSRDNNNGLAI
- the tsaA gene encoding tRNA (N6-threonylcarbamoyladenosine(37)-N6)-methyltransferase TrmO, giving the protein MTKRNSNAGSTNAASFEFRSIGIISTPFKQKFGIPRQSQSISKATGLIIFSSDINPVNACRGLDDFSHLWISFIFHENLQGGWKDTVRPPRLGGNEKVGVFASRSTFRPNPIGLSVVKNLGLNSKNELVVAGVDLLDKTPIIDIKPYIRYADSISDASCGFAEFAPDTILQVDYSDLARVKLNKLLHKHPDFEVLLQNILEQDPRPAYKSVTEDEKTYSVLLYSYDIKWQVREAINYVIDIEAKY
- the guaA gene encoding glutamine-hydrolyzing GMP synthase, whose translation is MSANIHSQKILILDFGSQYTQLIARRIREIGVYCELWAWDVTEDQIRNFAPDGIILSGGPESVTEMGSPRAPQYVFNAGVPVLGICYGMQTMAHQLGGTVQGSDIREFGYAQVEVLTASTIFDGIVDETNHNGNALLDVWMSHGDKVIKVPDSFSTIAQTPSCPHAAMVNEKKHFYGVQFHPEVTHTKQGLELLKRFAFDICKLEALWTPANIIEDAIERIKEKVGDDEVILGLSGGVDSSVTAMLLHRAIGKNLTCVFVDNGLLRLHEGEQVMDMFGDKFGLNIIKVDAEERFLSALAGVEEPEAKRKVIGGEFVKVFDEESHKLANAKWLGQGTIYPDVIESAGSATGKAHVIKSHHNVGGLPDEMNMGLVEPLRELFKDEVRKIGLELGLPYDMLFRHPFPGPGLGVRVLGEVKKEYCDLLRRADAIFIEELHAADLYQKVSQAFTVFLPVKSVGVMGDMRKYDWVVSLRAVETIDFMTAHWAHLPYDFLGKVSNRIINEIDGISRVVYDISGKPPATIEWE
- a CDS encoding proline--tRNA ligase; translation: MRTSQYLLATQKETPAEAEVISHQLMLRAGMVRKLASGLYNWLPTGLRVVNKVAAIVRDEMNKAGAIEISMPVVQPGDLWEESGRWDDYGPELLRIKDRHNRDFVLGPTHEEVVTNLVKNEVSSYKQLPLNLYQIQTKFRDEVRPRFGIMRSREFIMKDAYSFHIDAESLDQTYQIMHQAYCNIFERIGLLYRPVIADSGSIGGAVSHEFHVLADSGEDDIAYSDTSDYAANVELAEAVALGEATEGAAELQLVDTPDAKTIAKVSALLGCDVKQTVKTLIVKADEDSGHEFVALILRGDHSLNSIKAEKLALVASPLQMADEAAVKAKLNCGFGSLGPVELDLPIIVDRSAETASDFVCGANKEAQHFTGANWQRDVKTYTVADIRNVVAGDPSPDGEGILAIAKGIEVGHIFQLGDKYSKAMNCGVLTESGKHDVLQMGCYGIGVTRIVAAAIEQNNDKYGIIWPESIAPFKVVIIPMNMHKSPRIQEVAEKLYKDLCDAGIEVLFDDRKERPGVMFNDMELIGIPYSVVIGERNLDNQQLEIKNRKSGEKTLLEVDNLLEYIKNLG
- a CDS encoding DUF1415 domain-containing protein is translated as MTTQTAVEQTLHWVDKVIIGENFCPFARKERDSHRIRAVATEETDNGLILQALLDEMQLLENQSNIETTLLIITNGVKDFFDYLDLVDLANRLLKQEQYEGVFQLATFHPDYMFADAPADATSHYTNRSPFPMLHIIREESLELALETFPNPENIPVRNIKHAEKLGKAFFQQLLGSHDQTK
- a CDS encoding MBL fold metallo-hydrolase: MKITFCGVRGSTPAPGAEFIRYGGNTACVHVELADGSDIVLDAGTGIRELGKKLASKKTPVHILLSHNHWDHIQGFPFFIPIYQPNREILITPGLTDLKQPEAVLDQMTGSYFPVHKNDLAAIIKVIPRPVQEDDEWYINNALVSRLKMNHPGGGSCYTIKENGSKIAYITDNELYPPYRKQTDFLDFVEFATGADLLIHDAQYLVSDMPGKSGWGHSVAEEAVKLAMACKVKQLALYSHDPERTDDDIDEIIAHCNDVIDAGGMDLICFGAREGQIIEI
- the folD gene encoding bifunctional methylenetetrahydrofolate dehydrogenase/methenyltetrahydrofolate cyclohydrolase FolD, whose translation is MTAHLIDGKKIAKHVRDNVHAYVDTLKEANRRMPGLAVVLVGSNEASKVYVSNKTKACEEVGFVSKSFNLPSDTSEEKLLALVDELNLDGTIDGILVQLPLPAGLNAEKVLERIHPHKDVDGFHPYNIGRLAQRMPALRPCTPKGIMTMIEATKRPVKGLDAVIVGASNIVGRPMGLELLLAGCTVTTCHKFTKQLKEHVMRADLLVVAVGKPHFIPGEWIKEGAIVIDVGINRLENGKLTGDVDFEIARERADWITPVPGGVGPMTVASLIENTLEAYVKFHSHNAKQAASKEQ
- a CDS encoding phospholipase A translates to MKLVNISKFWASALTLIFISSAYAQETSPPTQETPPPESELEIVKSVKQVVEEANDNNQTTNSILDKRVKSVKESNINPFSISQYRQNYLLPFTYVSSPNAISVDGLTDENIDKFEAKYQISVSMPLYLMEDDASGVFFGMTLISFWQVYNSETSKPFRENNYEPEVFYQWQTDWDILGYRFNQFNLGLNHQSNGQSGLKSRSWNRLYATAIFSDIDSFYYLKAWYRLPEDEKTFELDPTGDDNPDITDFIGHAELGYGFNFGKVNLLTKITNNLSLSENRGSIEFNLTYPINDRYDWLLQYFNGYGDSLIDYNRHQQRIGLGIQLKLF